One genomic segment of Pandoraea thiooxydans includes these proteins:
- a CDS encoding DHA2 family efflux MFS transporter permease subunit, with product MPEASPGAVLPSHAAQVRLAPRARAFVTASVMLATIMQVLDSTIANVALPHMQGSLSATQDQITWVLTSYIVAAAIGTPLTGWLAGRYGRKRIFLMSVAGFTITSIACGMSISLFQIVVARLLQGLCGAALVPLSQAVMLDINPPEKHGQAMGLWGTGVTLGPILGPALGGWLTDNYNWRWVFYVNVPIGLLAFFGILAFMTETRLSPRKLDLFGFATLSIAIGALQLFLDRGEVQDWFGSVEIWIEALCALIAFAFFLGHTLTVETTSFFNRALARDRNFITGCCIYFVMGAVLYATRALLPPLLQNLMHYSVLDAGLATAPSGAGSMLAMVLAGRLVGPIKARDLVGVGFVVAAFSLWQMSGYDLAMGEGTVIWSGFLQGLGIGLISVPLTTASFSTLDPQLRGEGTSIYSLSRNIGSSIGISFVQTELTRNTQIAHASIAEHITAYNPVAQPNALPGAWNIHTASGLAALNAEVTRQASMIGYVDDFKLLFVLTLASMPLLILMRTTRRVTHAAAAADH from the coding sequence ATGCCTGAGGCAAGCCCTGGCGCCGTGCTGCCCTCCCACGCCGCGCAAGTTCGCCTGGCCCCCAGAGCCCGCGCTTTTGTGACGGCCTCGGTGATGCTTGCGACGATCATGCAGGTACTCGACAGCACGATCGCCAACGTCGCCTTGCCGCATATGCAGGGCAGCCTGTCTGCCACGCAGGACCAGATCACCTGGGTCCTGACCTCCTACATCGTTGCAGCTGCCATCGGCACGCCACTGACCGGCTGGCTGGCTGGACGTTATGGCCGCAAGCGCATATTCCTGATGTCGGTGGCGGGCTTTACGATCACCTCGATCGCCTGCGGCATGTCGATCTCGCTGTTTCAGATCGTCGTCGCGCGCTTGCTGCAGGGCCTGTGCGGCGCCGCACTGGTGCCCCTGTCGCAAGCGGTGATGCTCGACATCAACCCGCCGGAAAAACACGGCCAGGCGATGGGTCTATGGGGCACCGGCGTCACGTTGGGGCCGATTCTCGGGCCCGCGCTGGGCGGCTGGCTGACGGACAATTACAACTGGCGCTGGGTGTTCTACGTCAACGTGCCGATCGGGCTGCTGGCGTTCTTCGGGATTCTGGCCTTCATGACGGAGACCCGGCTCTCGCCGCGCAAGCTCGACCTGTTCGGCTTCGCGACGCTGAGCATCGCCATCGGCGCGCTGCAGTTGTTCCTCGACCGGGGCGAGGTGCAGGATTGGTTCGGATCGGTGGAAATCTGGATCGAGGCGCTGTGCGCGCTGATCGCATTCGCCTTTTTCCTCGGCCATACGTTGACTGTCGAGACGACGTCATTCTTCAACCGCGCGCTGGCACGCGATCGCAATTTCATTACCGGCTGCTGCATTTACTTCGTGATGGGCGCGGTACTCTATGCCACGCGCGCACTGCTGCCGCCGCTGCTGCAGAATTTGATGCACTACTCGGTATTGGATGCAGGCCTGGCAACGGCGCCCAGCGGGGCTGGCTCGATGCTGGCGATGGTGCTCGCCGGACGGCTGGTAGGCCCCATCAAGGCGCGCGATCTGGTCGGCGTCGGCTTTGTGGTCGCTGCGTTCTCGCTATGGCAGATGTCGGGCTATGACCTGGCGATGGGCGAAGGCACGGTCATCTGGTCGGGTTTCCTGCAGGGTCTGGGCATCGGTCTGATTTCCGTACCGTTGACCACCGCCAGTTTCTCGACGCTCGATCCCCAACTGCGGGGCGAAGGCACGTCGATCTACAGTTTGAGCAGAAATATCGGCAGCAGTATCGGCATCTCGTTCGTGCAAACGGAGCTGACCCGCAACACGCAAATTGCTCACGCATCCATTGCCGAGCACATCACGGCATACAACCCGGTCGCCCAGCCCAACGCGCTGCCCGGCGCATGGAATATTCACACCGCGTCCGGTCTGGCGGCGCTGAATGCGGAAGTCACGCGGCAAGCGTCGATGATCGGTTACGTCGACGACTTCAAGCTGCTGTTCGTGCTCACTCTCGCGTCGATGCCGCTGCTCATTCTGATGCGCACCACCCGCCGGGTGACGCATGCGGCAGCCGCCGCCGATCATTAG
- a CDS encoding RHS repeat-associated core domain-containing protein: MEQYNYSRPGQRARKIGEHGETRYLPGLWLGQHDHRSPIDFTLQVAAGSGAEMVLFPANATAETRKRQWRYAVRDLTGSCRVEADAQAVLLTQETFYPFGGTAVWVSASPGEASRKRRHYCGKERDASGLHDYGHRAYGAWLGRWISADPTGAQDGLNLFAFVRNNPISNTDRDGRMTEPANDEAVPGREDEAALWHAVKDRLTPSAAARYREKFSRSPSASIEFPKLTRRLAKWANLSPPLMLVHSVRHNDGALFEQPAEQVLAQWDVVSTSLMDISRIGEFSDAPIAAWDMHTRDTGAIADINFVLEVPPQNILGTHDRDVYFPNHAGVDPRTHAVTEPHALADAILGGIDKDDERSVQRYNVIKSPNAILRTSPRHQYSEILVVGRPGVSLHADFRPTERIRVSRLVVAARHRAGDSRRERDARQHLMATVDRLRAVNPDLPVRLIP, translated from the coding sequence ATGGAACAATACAACTACAGCCGCCCCGGGCAGCGGGCGCGCAAAATCGGGGAGCACGGCGAAACACGTTATCTGCCGGGCCTGTGGCTGGGGCAGCACGACCATCGCTCGCCGATCGATTTCACCTTGCAGGTTGCCGCGGGCTCGGGGGCCGAGATGGTTCTGTTCCCGGCCAATGCGACCGCTGAGACACGAAAACGTCAGTGGCGTTATGCGGTGCGCGACCTGACCGGCTCCTGCCGGGTCGAGGCCGATGCACAGGCCGTGTTGCTCACGCAAGAAACGTTTTATCCGTTCGGCGGCACGGCGGTGTGGGTGAGCGCCAGCCCCGGCGAGGCGAGCCGCAAGCGCCGGCACTACTGCGGCAAGGAGCGCGATGCGAGCGGGCTGCACGATTACGGCCATCGAGCCTACGGCGCCTGGCTGGGACGCTGGATCAGCGCCGATCCAACCGGCGCGCAGGACGGCTTGAACCTGTTTGCCTTCGTGCGCAACAACCCGATCTCGAACACGGATCGGGATGGGCGAATGACGGAGCCGGCAAACGACGAAGCCGTGCCGGGTCGTGAGGATGAGGCGGCGTTGTGGCATGCAGTCAAGGACCGGTTGACGCCCAGCGCGGCAGCCAGGTACCGCGAAAAATTCTCTCGCTCGCCGTCCGCTTCCATCGAGTTCCCGAAACTCACCCGGCGTCTGGCGAAATGGGCGAACCTGAGCCCGCCGCTGATGTTGGTGCATTCGGTACGCCACAACGACGGCGCATTGTTCGAGCAGCCGGCCGAGCAGGTGCTGGCGCAATGGGATGTGGTCAGCACTTCGCTGATGGATATCTCCCGCATCGGCGAATTTTCCGATGCTCCCATCGCGGCATGGGATATGCATACCCGGGACACCGGCGCTATTGCCGACATCAATTTCGTGCTCGAGGTCCCGCCGCAAAATATCCTCGGAACGCATGACCGCGACGTGTATTTCCCCAATCATGCCGGTGTCGATCCGAGGACACATGCCGTTACTGAACCTCACGCGCTGGCGGATGCGATTCTTGGTGGAATCGACAAAGACGATGAGCGGAGTGTGCAACGCTACAACGTCATCAAGAGTCCGAACGCGATACTGAGAACGTCACCGCGCCATCAGTACAGTGAAATCCTGGTGGTCGGCCGACCGGGCGTCAGCCTGCACGCCGACTTCAGACCGACCGAGCGCATTCGCGTGAGCCGGCTGGTTGTCGCAGCCCGGCACCGGGCCGGCGATTCGCGGCGCGAGCGAGACGCACGGCAGCATTTGATGGCGACGGTCGACCGCTTGCGTGCTGTCAACCCGGACTTGCCGGTCAGGCTGATCCCTTAG
- a CDS encoding DUF2784 domain-containing protein — translation MTWLANVVLVVHALIALFIVGALGMIWLGAMLRWAWVRQPLFRLVHLLAIGTVALLALAGLPCPLTVLEDHLRQGAMGQAGFIQYWVSRLLYYRFPPWVFTAAYAAFAVLVALTWRFVPPRRPATPPDAKGSA, via the coding sequence ATGACCTGGCTGGCCAATGTCGTGCTGGTGGTCCATGCGCTGATCGCGCTTTTCATCGTCGGCGCGCTTGGCATGATATGGCTGGGTGCCATGTTGCGCTGGGCGTGGGTGCGGCAGCCGCTGTTCCGGCTCGTTCATCTGCTGGCGATCGGCACGGTGGCGCTGCTGGCATTGGCTGGCCTGCCCTGCCCGCTGACGGTGCTGGAAGATCACCTCCGGCAGGGCGCCATGGGGCAGGCGGGCTTCATCCAATATTGGGTCAGTCGCCTGCTGTATTACCGTTTCCCGCCGTGGGTGTTTACTGCCGCCTATGCCGCATTTGCCGTGCTGGTGGCACTCACCTGGCGCTTCGTGCCACCCCGCCGCCCTGCCACTCCGCCAGACGCTAAGGGATCAGCCTGA